Proteins encoded together in one Anticarsia gemmatalis isolate Benzon Research Colony breed Stoneville strain chromosome 1, ilAntGemm2 primary, whole genome shotgun sequence window:
- the LOC142976384 gene encoding trypsin CFT-1-like: MRVLALLVLCIAAASADGFGFRIFGGSVTNIENYPEMVALLFSPMQVNHQQFCGGSILNQRSVLSAAHCFDEGRHRPGMWRMRVGSSFASSGGVVHNTARIIMHEQFNSTTLDFDIAILHSTSAIRYGIGVQPANVGSFYVEGNEVVWAAGWGYTEEFMQSEQLRHVQVYSISQDICRQRYGGGRITDNMLCSGVLDVGGRDQCSGDSGGPLYRNRVVVGICSWGRGCAHPNFPGVNVRVSRFIPWIQNNA, encoded by the exons ATGCGTGTGCTAGCGTTGTTGGTTCTTTGCATAGCAGCTGCCTCAG ctgaTGGCTTCGGCTTCAGAATTTTTGGTGGTTCAGTTACCAACATAGAAAATTATCCTGAAATGGTTGCTTTACTTTTCTCTCCTATGCAAGTAAACCATCAACAGTTTTGTGGCGGCAGTATTCTCAACCAAAGATCTGTACTGAGTGCCGCTCATTGCTTTGA cgAAGGCAGACATCGCCCTGGCATGTGGCGCATGCGTGTCGGTTCATCTTTTGCTAGCAGTGGAGGCGTGGTACACAATACTGCCCGAATCATTATGCATGAGCAGTTCAATTCTACTACTCTCGATTTTGATATAGCGATTTTGCATTCCACTTCTGCCATTCGTTATGGTATTGGAGTCCAACCAGCAAATGTCGGCAGCTTCTACGTCGAGGGTAACGAGGTGGTTTGGGCCGCAGGTTGGGGTTATACT GAAGAATTTATGCAGTCCGAACAGCTTCGTCACGTTCAAGTCTATAGCATCAGTCAGGACATCTGTCGTCAGCGCTATGGTGGCGGGAGAATCACTGACAACATGTTGTGCTCCGGGGTACTTGATGTCGGTGGTCGTGACCAGTGCTCGGGTGACTCCGGCGGTCCTCTCTACCGCAACCGTGTTGTCGTTGGTATCTGCTCGTGGGGCAGGGGTTGTGCTCATCCTAATTTCCCTGGAGTTAATGTACGTGTTTCGCGTTTTATTCCATGGATACAAAATAACgcgtaa
- the LOC142976426 gene encoding trypsin, alkaline C-like: MWRLRVGSDFAHSGGQVTNTQQIIRHPNYNRNSLDSDVAIMRTTGTINFGTGVQAARIAGSNYNLGDNQVVWAAGWGVTEQGRPSEQLRHVQIWTINQGVCRQRYGTSRITDNMLCSGWLDVGGRDQCSGDSGGPLYHNRVVVGICSWGSGCGNPRFPGVNARVSRFTSWIQNNSR; this comes from the exons ATGTGGCGTTTGCGTGTGGGCTCCGATTTTGCACACAGTGGTGGTCAAGTAACTAACACACAACAAATCATCAGACATCCTAATTATAACCGAAACTCTCTTGATTCCGACGTGGCAATAATGCGCACCACTGGAACCATTAACTTTGGAACTGGCGTCCAAGCGGCAAGAATTGCTGGCTCTAACTACAACTTGGGTGACAACCAGGTTGTGTGGGCTGCAGGATGGGGTGTAACT GAACAAGGTAGACCTTCTGAGCAGCTTCGTCACGTTCAAATCTGGACTATCAATCAAGGAGTATGTCGTCAGCGCTACGGTACATCAAGAATCACCGACAACATGTTGTGTTCCGGCTGGCTCGACGTCGGTGGTCGTGACCAGTGTTCAGGCGACTCCGGCGGTCCTCTCTACCACAACCGCGTCGTCGTTGGTATTTGCTCATGGGGCTCTGGTTGTGGTAATCCTAGATTCCCTGGTGTCAATGCACGTGTTTCCCGCTTCACTTCTTGGATTCAAAACAACTCAAGATAA
- the LOC142976342 gene encoding trypsin, alkaline A-like, whose amino-acid sequence MRVLALLVLCVAAASAAEIGDRIIGGSVTNIRNYPEMVVLLFAANQANHRHDCGGSILNQRNVLTAAHCFDNNKLALGMWRLRTGSDFAHSGGQVTNVQQIIRHPSYNRITFDSDVAIMRTTGTINFGTNAQAARIAGSNYNLGDNQVVWAAGWGRTEHGMASEQLRHVQIWTINQAVCRQRYGASAITDNMLCSGWLDVGGRDQCSGDSGGPLYHNRVVVGVCSWGRGCADPRFPGVNVRVSRFTTWIQNNSR is encoded by the exons ATGCGTGTGCTAGCGTTGTTGGTTTTGTGCGTGGCAGCTGCTTCAG CTGCAGAAATCGGAGACCGGATTATTGGTGGTTCAGTCACCAACATTCGCAACTACCCTGAAATGGTTGTCTTACTGTTTGCTGCAAACCAAGCGAACCACAGACACGATTGTGGTGGCAGCATCCTCAACCAAAGAAATGTTCTCACTGCTGCTCACTGCTTCGA CAACAACAAACTTGCCCTGGGCATGTGGCGTTTGCGTACGGGTTCCGATTTTGCACACAGTGGTGGTCAAGTAACTAACGTACAACAAATCATCAGACATCCTAGTTATAACAGAATTACTTTCGATTCCGATGTGGCGATTATGCGTACCACTGGAACCATTAACTTCGGCACTAATGCCCAGGCAGCAAGAATCGCTGGCTCCAACTACAACTTAGGTGATAATCAGGTCGTGTGGGCTGCAGGATGGGGCCGTACC GAACACGGAATGGCATCTGAGCAGCTCCGTCATGTTCAAATCTGGACTATCAACCAGGCAGTGTGTCGCCAGCGTTATGGTGCATCTGCTATCACCGACAACATGCTGTGTTCCGGCTGGCTCGACGTCGGTGGTCGTGACCAGTGTTCAGGCGACTCCGGCGGTCCTCTCTACCACAACCGCGTCGTCGTTGGTGTGTGCTCATGGGGCAGGGGTTGCGCGGATCCTAGATTCCCTGGAGTTAATGTACGCGTTTCCCGCTTCACTACTTGGATCCAAAATAACTCACGctaa
- the LOC142976357 gene encoding trypsin, alkaline C-like — protein sequence MRVLALLVLCVAAVSAAEIGDRIVGGSVTSIRNYPEMVVLLFAANQANHRHDCGGSILNQRNVLTAAHCFDNNKLALGMWRLRMGSDFAHSGGQVTNTQQIIRHPSYNRITFDSDVAIMRTTGTINFGTNAQPARIAGSNYNLGDNQVVWAAGWGATEHASASEQLRHVQVWTINQGVCRQRYGASAITDNMLCSGWLDVGGRDQCQGDSGGPLYHNRVVVGVCSFGRGCGDPRFPGVNVRVSRFTAWIQNNSR from the exons ATGCGTGTGCTAGCGTTGTTAGTTTTGTGCGTGGCAGCTGTCTCAG ctGCAGAAATCGGAGACCGGATTGTTGGTGGTTCAGTCACCAGCATTCGCAACTACCCTGAAATGGTTGTCTTACTGTTTGCTGCAAACCAAGCGAACCACAGACACGATTGTGGTGGCAGCATCCTCAACCAAAGAAATGTTCTTACTGCTGCTCACTGCTTCGA CAACAACAAACTTGCCCTGGGCATGTGGCGTTTACGTATGGGTTCCGATTTTGCACACAGTGGTGGTCAAGTAACTAATACACAACAAATCATCAGACATCCTAGTTATAACAGAATTACTTTCGATTCCGATGTGGCGATTATGCGTACCACTGGAACCATTAACTTCGGCACTAATGCCCAGCCGGCAAGAATCGCTGGCTCCAACTACAACTTGGGTGATAACCAGGTCGTGTGGGCTGCAGGATGGGGTGCAACC GAACACGCCAGTGCATCTGAGCAGCTCCGTCATGTTCAAGTCTGGACTATCAACCAGGGTGTCTGTCGCCAGCGTTATGGTGCATCTGCTATCACCGACAACATGCTGTGCTCCGGCTGGCTCGACGTCGGTGGTCGTGACCAGTGCCAGGGTGACTCCGGCGGTCCTCTCTACCACAACCGCGTCGTCGTTGGTGTCTGCTCATTTGGCAGGGGTTGCGGGGATCCTAGATTCCCTGGAGTTAACGTACGCGTTTCACGTTTCACTGCTTGGATCCAAAATAACTCCCGCTAA